The Microcystis aeruginosa NIES-843 sequence AAAACTTCGATGTCGGCGCGGATACGGGGACTCCCGTGGAAGACGCAGACTATCAAGTTCCCTTCCGGTTCAACGGTACGTTGGATCAATTAACCCTTACCGTCAACCGTCCGAAACTGTCCCCGGGGGACGAACAGAAATTATGGGAGGCACAACGGAATAATCGCGTTTCCGAATGACCTCGTCGTGGGGGATTGATCCCCCATCTTGCCGAGCGTGTGCGAGTTTTGGCAAAGTCGAGAGATTATCGATTTTGGCAAGCGATAGGATAGTCAATGGCCCGATCGATGCGCTTCAACACGACAAATTAGGCATTCTGTCAAGAGAAATTAACAAATTTAAATATTTCTCGACCTAATCGATTCTCGAAAAAATTTACCGGAGGAAATGAACGATGTCCCAAGATAAGCCGATTCAACGCCAAATTCTACCGATTCCCGACTTAACCCCCTTCGGTCTAACCACCTACGACGCGAAGAATCCGGACACTGACTATCCCCCGATTCGAGATATCCGACCGCCGGCCGGCGCGCCCAACGTGCTGATCGTGCTGCTCGATGACGTGGGCTTCGGAGCCTCCAGTGCCTTCGGTGGCCCGTGCAATACCCCCACTTTCGAGCGATTAGCGGCACAGGGGCTAAAATATACCCGTTTTCATACCACTGCCCTCTGCTCTCCCAGCCGCGCGGCTTTGCTCTCTGGAAGGAATCATCACTCGGTCGGCATGGGCAACATCACCGAAACCGCCACCTCCGCCCCCGGGCAGAGTTCCGTTCGTCCCAACACCAAAGCACCCCTCGCCTTGACCCTGAAGCTGAACGGCTATTCCACGGCGCAGTTCGGTAAGTGCCACGAGGTACCGGTTTGGCAAACCAGCCCGATCGGCCCGTTTGACGCTTGGCCCTCTGGCGGGGGTGGATTCGAGTATTTCTACGGCTTTATCGGTGGCGAGAATAACCAGTGGGAGCCGGCACTGTACGAGGGAACAACCCCGATCGAACCGCCGAAAACCCCGGAGGAAGGGTATCACCTGACCGAAGATCTGGCTGATCGAGCGATCGCTTGGGTCAGTCAACAAAAAGCCCTCGCCCCCGATAAGCCTTTCTTTATGTACTTCGCCCCCGGCGCGACCCATGCCCCCCACCACGTCCCCAAGGAATGGATCGACAAGTATCGGGGCCAATTCGCTCACGGTTGGGATCACCAGAGGGAGATTACCTTTGCCCGACAGAAAGAACTGGACGTAATTCCCCAAAATGCCGAACTCACCCCCCGTCACGCCGAAATTCCCGCCTGGGATGACATGGATGATCGCCTGAAGCCGGTATTAGAGCGCCAGATGGAGGTGTACGCCGCCTTTCTGGAACATACCGATGAGCAGGTGGGACGGGTGATTCAAGCCTTAGAAAATCTAGAAATCCTCGACGATACGCTCGTTTACGTCATCATCGGCGATAACGGCGCATCCGCCGAGGGAACGCTTCAGGGCGCGTTTAACGAGATGGCCAACTTTAACGGGTTAGCGGGTCTAGAAACCCCGGAATTTCTCCTCTCGAAACTGGATGACTTCGGCGCGCCCGATTCCTATAATCACTACGCGGTCGGTTGGGCTTGGGCGATGAGTAGCCCCTACAAATGGACGAAGCAGGTCGCTTCTCACTGGGGCGGGACCCGCAACGGTACGATTGTTCGTTATCCCAAAATCATCACGGAAAAAGGTGGGATTCGCCATCAGTTCTGTCATCTGATCGATGTGGCCCCGACGGTGTTGGCAGTAGCGGGAATTCCCGAACCGACTATGGTTAACGGTGTCCTACAAAGTCCCTACGAGGGTACGAATATGGTTTATACCTTTAACGACGCGGCCGCCCCCGAACGTCACGATGTGCAGTATTTCGAGATGTTTGGCAATCGGGGCATCTATTACAAGGGTTGGAGTGCGATTACCAAGCACCGCACCCCGTGGATTATGACTGGACAGACGATGGTTCCTTTCGACGATGATATCTGGGAACTATACGACGGCAGTACGGATGGGACGCAAGCTCGGGATCTCTCCCGGGAAATGCCAGAGAAACTGCACGAACTACAGCGACAATTTCTGATCGAGGCGGTTAAGTATAATGTACTGCCCCTAGACGATCGCCAAGTGGAACGGGTCGATCCCGCCACCGCTGGCCGGCCTACCCTCGTGCGGGGAAACTCGCAATTATTCTTTGCCGGGATGGGGCGTTTGTCTGAAAATAGCGTCATCAACATCAAAAATAAATCCTTCTCGGTGACGGCGGAACTGAACATTCCCCCGGAAGGCGCGGACGGGGTGATTATCGCCCAAGGCGGCCGCTTCGGTGGTTGGAGTGTCTATACCCACGACGGAAAAGCCAAGTTCGTCTATAACGTGCTGGGGATTCAAAGTTTTGTCACCGAGGCGACGGAGACGATCCCGGCCGGTAAGCATCAGGTACGGATGGAGTTTGCCTACGATGGCGGTGGTTTAGGACGGGGGGGAAATGTCACCCTCTACTACGACGGTCAACTGGTGGGTACGGGTCGGGTAGAACGAACTCAGGCTTTTATTTTCTCTGCGGACGAGACCACGGATATCGGCTACGAATCCGGTACCCCCGTAGCGGCGGAATATACCTCGAAAACCAGTCGTTTCACCGGCAAGATCGGTTGGGTTCAACTGGATGTGGGTACGGACGCTCATGACCACCTGATCGACCAGGAGGAACGTCTGAAAATTATCATGGCCCGGCAGTAGAAAAGGGGACTTGCGATCGACGGTTTCGCTTATTCGGTCTTAGGGGAGGAATCGCGATCGCTGGCGAGCCAATGTTTAATAGATCTCCTGCAAAAATCAAAAATTGTCGTAGTTAGTGAGGAGTCAGGAGACAGGAGATAGGAGACAGGAGACAGGAGGATAAAAAAGACAAGAGACAACTATCCTACCGATAAAATCTAAGATTATGTCAAATTTATCGGAATTTTTAGATATTTTGACCAGATAGTGCCTCGATAACTTACTTTTCCAGGAGGTTTGATTTTCTATAGCAAAAACTAACCGCAATGATAGTTTTATCTAGGGTTTGCGGCAAAAAGTTTTTCGTGGGGACAGGGTGTAGGGTGTGGGGTGTGGTGCGATTCGTTGGCTAGAAACTAGACAGTAAGACGTTTAGAGGATTAGCCGCTTGGTAAATGTAGTACCTTGATAACTTTATAACCCTACAGGTGCGGGTTAGTAATAACCTTAGTCCTGTCCTCTAGATGCCTAGAGTGACGGCATTTCCTGCTGCTTTAGACTTGGTACATCTGAGGTAGTGAGCGAGGAAAAAAAAGCGGTATCTGATAGCCTAAATCAGAAACCCGTTGAGCCAGAACCTATGGATAGCCCTGGGGCGAAGATACGAATTAACCATCGTCAACACCCACGAGCCAAAAGGCTGACAGGCTCGAAACAAAAGTTAACAGAGTTGGGGCTGATAGCTCATACCACTATCAGTAAGGCATTCCCGTTACTCTGTTGTGGACAGTATCATCCTAAGGGTTCAACCAATGGTTATAGGGAACGAAGTAACCCTGATTGACTCTGCCCGTTCGGGGCAGTAGGAAACCATCCGCAAGTCAATAGAGGGAGAGGATGTCCTTAAAAGCCAAGGCTTTGAGTAATATCAAAGATATGCTGACAAAGGACGGGTAACTAGGAAGTCTAAGCAACAATCAACGGTCATATACGCCCTAAAACCAACAATCTTGTCTGGTGGGGATACAGCCAAGAGGGTTGAATAGACAAGGAAATAATAATTCCCATTATTATTCTACTAATGACAGTAGCCTAGTTACTCAGGAGCCGGATACGGCGAAAGTCGTAAGTCCGGTTTTGAAGCAGGGGGTGGGAAGGCGACTTCCTGCTCTACTGTAACGGGTTTTACCGATTTTCAGGTGGTCAATTACCTAATTTTCAGAGAAAAAGTACCTGAATTTTCCCCCCGATCACTCCCATGCCCGGAACTTTTTGAGGGCAAAAAAGTCTAAAAGTCTTATCCAACAAGGTTTTTAGATTTATTCAGCCAGCCCTAATTAGTCTAAATATTGGCTAAGAAAATTACTGGAAATATCAAATATAGCGTTATCTTAATGGTGAGGTAGGAAGTCTCTGGTTTTAGGAAAGGACGGAACTGCGGAACGCCGGAACAGTAGCTGGTCGTCCGGAGATGACGCCAAATCCCGTCATACTTCATCTTGATGAGAAACGCTATCAGCTGTTGTCTATTTAAACTGGGTATTAAGGAGAGCAATCATGAAAAATTCTCATCAATTGACCAAATCCCTGAAGCGTTTTCGTTATACACTTTTTCTGGGAGTAGCGGCCATGGCAATCACTAGCTGGGGGATGCCCAATATTTCTGTAGCCCAGACTACTCCTGCTCAAGAAAAAGTGCAGTTAATGTTCGTGCAAACGGCAGAAGATATTCAGGTAGATCCCGTCACAAAAACAATTCGCTTGGTGAACGTCAACAAACAGACATTATACTTTTCCGATCGCCCGAACCGGATTGCTGGTAATCTGACCATGGCCGCCTATATGGATGAGTGGACAGCCAGGGCAGGAAAAGATAATTTTGCTAACGATCCCCCCAATGCGACCCTCTCAGTCTACGAACCTGGTCGTCAAGACAATACTATAGTTGTCGTCGAGATTAGCAATCCCGTCATCGATGGCAAGGACTTGATTTATAGCTACAAGCTAATCGAAGGGACTCTACCCAAGGCCGGCGGGGCAACTTCCCTATTTATCGATTGGATTGGTGTTGGTGGTGGTGTCGGTCCTGGCTTTTACGGGGTGGGGGCCGGTACCCGCGGAGTCGGTTTATACGGTGGTTACGGTGGATCCCTACGTTATTAATACTAATGTTCTATTATTTCT is a genomic window containing:
- a CDS encoding arylsulfatase, which translates into the protein MSQDKPIQRQILPIPDLTPFGLTTYDAKNPDTDYPPIRDIRPPAGAPNVLIVLLDDVGFGASSAFGGPCNTPTFERLAAQGLKYTRFHTTALCSPSRAALLSGRNHHSVGMGNITETATSAPGQSSVRPNTKAPLALTLKLNGYSTAQFGKCHEVPVWQTSPIGPFDAWPSGGGGFEYFYGFIGGENNQWEPALYEGTTPIEPPKTPEEGYHLTEDLADRAIAWVSQQKALAPDKPFFMYFAPGATHAPHHVPKEWIDKYRGQFAHGWDHQREITFARQKELDVIPQNAELTPRHAEIPAWDDMDDRLKPVLERQMEVYAAFLEHTDEQVGRVIQALENLEILDDTLVYVIIGDNGASAEGTLQGAFNEMANFNGLAGLETPEFLLSKLDDFGAPDSYNHYAVGWAWAMSSPYKWTKQVASHWGGTRNGTIVRYPKIITEKGGIRHQFCHLIDVAPTVLAVAGIPEPTMVNGVLQSPYEGTNMVYTFNDAAAPERHDVQYFEMFGNRGIYYKGWSAITKHRTPWIMTGQTMVPFDDDIWELYDGSTDGTQARDLSREMPEKLHELQRQFLIEAVKYNVLPLDDRQVERVDPATAGRPTLVRGNSQLFFAGMGRLSENSVINIKNKSFSVTAELNIPPEGADGVIIAQGGRFGGWSVYTHDGKAKFVYNVLGIQSFVTEATETIPAGKHQVRMEFAYDGGGLGRGGNVTLYYDGQLVGTGRVERTQAFIFSADETTDIGYESGTPVAAEYTSKTSRFTGKIGWVQLDVGTDAHDHLIDQEERLKIIMARQ